Genomic DNA from Candidozyma auris chromosome 1, complete sequence:
ATGCCAACCACCACTGCACTGTCACCAGCACTCTCTTTTACACGTCTCAACGCCTCAATATGGCCAGGGTGAAATAAGTCAAAAGCACCATCCACGTATACATATCCCTTGCTGATCTTATCCTTGACAGCGGTTGATGGCTCGACAATAGTCCTGACACCGTCCTCACTATCAACCTGGACGAAGACAGCAGATCCTTTAGCGTTCCCTGTGACATCAGAAGCATACATTTCGAATCTTTTTaaagcatcttcattgGAAAACAAAGGATGCTCCAATGCAGTAAGAAGCGAAGCGATAGGCTTGAAATGATGCGATTTACTCATTAAGAGCATACGTCCCACCAAGTCTGTGGTTGAGATGTTAGGTGTCCtcttcaccaccacaaACAACCCCAATTCTTTAACGCCCTTGTAACAATCCTCACCATTGGCATCAGTGGTAATATCGTCACCGTGAACAACGTATTTGCAGTCGTACTTTGCCATGAATTCAGGGTCCGTAACGTATGGAGCGTTTGGAATCGCTTTCGTGGACCATTTACAAGCTTCCACTGCAGTGAgcctttcttcaagattcaTAACCACAGGGCCTTTGTTATGAAGGATATCTTCGTCGGAATGAACGCCAACGTAAAGTTCCTTCCCTAGTTGACGGGCCTGAAGCATAGCTCCAGCATGGCCTGATATTGTTAGTCAAGAGGCACAGTTGGCTATATTTAATGTTAAAACAACATACCGTGATgagcaaaatcaaaacagCCATCAACCCAGATTCTGCAGTTCTCAATTCCCTTAGGGCGTTCAAACATGGTGAAAAAAGAGCCTAGCGGAAGGTATATTAGCCAGAAATGAAAAGTAAGAGAATGAGAATGCTATCGCGAACTCGCAACCTGTGCGATACAATAAACCATCATGTgcgtttttcgcagccaggGCCAACACTTATGCAAATGAGAGCGGCAAGGGTTATTTAGAGAACACCTGACTGCTGCTGCGAGGATACTTGGATGGGATCTTCTGtcgctttcttgaagatactcttcttttgaggaGGTGGATTGTAATTTTGAGAGCGTGCATAATTTTGATATAAGGgatgttgctgctgctcacTCGTACCAACATACTGCGGTCTTTCGTTATTCTGTTTTTCTGCGGCAAGTCTTTCCAAATGTTTGTAAATCATACCAGCGTTCCTTGTCAGACACCCATTGAGCCAGGTGAGGAAACCGCCAATCACTGGAGGAAGGGATATGAGAAGGTCAAAGATGATATTGGAATGAAGCTTGGCCTCTAGTTGATGATTTATGAAGAACTGTTTTTCAGCTATGCTGATTAGACGAGCGTGAATGACATACATCATTAGCGGCCCGAGCGCAgggatgaagaagcaggcaaCGGGAGCTAGGCCAATGCCGCAATCCATACCAACTCCACACAGCCCAAGAAAACACTTGTCGTCGATCCAGGCTTGCCGTTGTATTTTCCTCCATGCCTGttgctctttcttcaggTACACTTCAGGATTGAGCTTCCGTCTCTTCCcattctcatcttcaaaaggGTCCATGGTATTGAACTTCTCTCCGGCTACCTCATTGAATTTGTCCATGGCAATGTCATAGCCAGGAATGTTTTCTAATTGCTCTTGTATTTGGGCCATTGTTGTAGAAAAGCTTTTGTGCAACGAAGTTAGTATTAGAAATGTAGAAGGGTGTCACTTTCTTTAATCTCCGCGCAAGTCAGTTGCGCATCATCGCGACAGCTTCCTTTCTCCATCGTGGGCCAAACGATTTCTGGCCAAACAATTATTATTAAACATAGGCGGTAAAAAATTTGGTAAAGAAGATGTCTAATGGGGCTTAACTTTCGAGCAATGCTTCCTTCTCACGCTTCAGAAGTGGTTGCACCGACCCACTCATTTCTTGCTTGCAGATGAAGCAGTTTGTGATATTTTGTTTAAAGCGGGACATGAAGCATTGTTGACAAAAGATGTGATCGCATGGCGTCTTGACTGGATTTCTGTAATCTCGTTTGCAGATCGGGCATTTGAATGGCACGTTTTCTTCAgtcttcttttgatttgTATCGGCTTGCTTTCTCACTGTTTGCCACTCTTTCTCCACTGGCTTTTTCTGTTTCAGCTCATCACGAATATGTAGAAACTTACAAGTATCTCCGTACCCACAAAAGCCAGTCTGTTGAAAGTCTTTGCATATGTCAGGCTGGAAGTCAGTGAGGGATATAACCTTGATGTTCTTAGGAGGCGCCTTAGGACCCCTTATAGTTTTGCTTTCTGTATCGTCCTTGATTtcatttctcttctcaCGATCTAGTCCTGTGGGTATATCTTCTTGCTTTCTATAATTGATATTTCTTGTTGGTTTAGTAGTGACAAAATCTAtggtttttctttttttcgaGGTTTCTGATAGGATAAGTGAAGAGGACTCTGCCTCATCCGATTCTAGAGCATCATTATGTCGCTTCGATGCTGTTTTAGGGGTTTTCACCGTTCgtttcttgaacatgaaTACAATATCAATCAAGGAGGATGCTTTCGAGTACCCCAGATGAGCATCTGAAATCACGTGATATTTTTCACATGACATGAGCTCTACAGAATTTCTCCATGTTTGGTATTGGCGATCAATATCCGAGATAGTTTAGTGGCTAGAATTACCGCTTGTCGCGTGGTAGACCGGGGTTCAATTCCCCGTCTCGgagattctttttgcttttcttgcttcCAGGATTGCAGTCTCTGTTCATCgcatttttttgcttttcctttcttgaTAGGTTATCCCCAGAGAAGTGATGCGTGAGCTCTCTTGTAACTTTCACCAAATCGCGCCTTTCAATACAAACTTGCGAAGAACAACGCAATGTGGGAAAACATTATAGAATACCGCGGGTTTGGCCACGTTCTTCGAGGTAGTGATTCGTGGTTCTGGTGGCTTGTTGGAATATATGCCACCCTCCCGTTTTTGGCATATTGGATACTCCCCTTTCTCATGTATAGAGGTCCCCatggcagaagaaagaccGTCAGTATCTTCGTCTTGGGTGATCTTGGGCACTCACCAAGAATGTGTTACCATGCCCTTCTGTTTTCGAAGCTTGACTATAATGTGAACCTTTGTGGGTACTTAGAAAGTGAGCCACCTATGGCTGTGGTTGAAGATATCAATATTGATATACGCCCTATTAGAcccatcaagaacaacttCCATTTGCCTTACTTGTTATTTGCAGCGGAGAAGATCATTCTTCAGCTCTATCAGTTAGCGCGTCTCCTTCTAGATATGAGGGGGTCGGAATTCTATTTTATACAAAACCCTCCTTCGCTTCCGCTTCTACTTGTGCTAGTGATCTTTATAAAGCTCTTTAGCAGAGACTCCAAATTGGTGATTGACTGGCACAATCTCAATTACACTATCCTCAATTTAAAATACAAAAACACGAGGCATCCTTTGGTGAGATTTCTTCGGTTGTATGAGAAATACTGTGGCAGGTTTGCCTGGCTAAATGTGACTGTCACTCACGCATTGAAACGCTTCCTTATAGAGGATTTCGGGTATGAACCTTCCTCAATTACGACATTACACGATAGGCCTGCCTCGCAGTTTCAGCCTTTTGAAGATTCGGGACTTTCAAGAGAGAAGATCTTAAAAAGTCAtcatctttttgaagtcattgatgatattgGTCAGTACAAGATTGTGGTGAGTTCAACCTCATTCACTCCAGATGAGGACTTCGGGATTTTGCTAGATGCTCTTAAGGAATACCACGAGTCTGAAGCCAGTCGCAAAACGCCACTTTTCGTGCTTGTGACTGGCAAGGGACCTCTCAAGGAACAATTTACAGCAAGAGTACAGGATCTTGAGTTCCTGAAAAGAGTCATCATTAAGACAGTGTGGCTCTCTGCTGAAGACTACCCTATAATCTTATCGATTGCTGATTTGGCAATATCGCTACATACTTCGCTGAGCGGATTGGATTTACCGATGAAAATTGTCGATTTCTTTGGTGTCGGTGTTCCTGTCATATCTCTTTCGTTCCCTGCAATTGGTGAGCTTGTTCGTAATGGTGTAAATGGGCTTCTTATCGAGAATAAGGACGGCGTGAAAGAGAGTGACGAGCTTTGTCGTTTACTCACAGAGGTCCTATCCAACGAAGGGGAGTTGGAGAGGATCAGGAAAGGTGCACTAGAAGAGAGCAAAAAGAGATGGGATGCAAACTGGACTAGAAAACTAGGCCCTAAATTTCCTGAAAATTCTTAACTTCATTACATGATCCACATACAGGTACAATTTACAGTTCGTAGCCACAGATCTAGTAGCGAAGCTTAATGTTTTTCTGAGATAGAAACATGAGCAAAGCACCCTTGAGATTCTTATGAAATTGATTTTGCCAGTCTTCGATACCTGATCGAAGTATATCGCTCTCTTTGTCCTCCTTTTTGCACATATTCAAAATAGATATTTGCACTTGAATCTCCGCCTCAATGTGTCTTAATATTGCGGCACATAAATTGATGTTACCCTGAAAGGCTAGCGAGATCAAGTACTGAGTGAAAACAGACACATCATCAGGATGCGGACCTCGATGCACCATTGACAGCCTGACCCAGTCCTTTACTTGTGCTAttgtttcttcaagattaaAGCACTCCCCTGTGATGCTCTCGACAATCATTGCTCTACGTTGAGCTCGTAGCCAGTCCACATTTATTTCACTATCTCCAATGGCTCTCatattctccttcttcttttcaatcaTGTCACGCATGGAGACAGGGTTTagctttttgttctttcGTTGCCAAGCAAGATCTTTGAAAAACTCTTCACGAATTAAGGTTGGAATTTCCCCCAAAACGTCCTCGTCGTATGAAACTGTCTCATTAAAAGGTGTTGGAGATAATGGAGGCTTTACTGGAGACACCGATTTTTTCGGAGAGATCCcaagctttttcttcttcttaggTGATTCAATTACCCTCGTCACCTTGAACGGTCCATTGGCCTGTGTTGGAAACATCTGCTGAAGGTAAACTTTCCCACCAGATTCGCTTGCAGATAATTTCTTTGTTGGGCTTACCTCCTTATTTGAAACAGGTATTCCTCTTCGTAATAATTTCCTTTTTAACTCTCGCTTTATGTCCTCAGGAAGCATGTTGAACACATTCCAGTCGATCGAGTCACTCCCGGTAACACTATCAGCGTAAGGGTTCAACTGTGAACTCTGCAACGGTTGTGCCACCTTCTTATCGCGAGGTTTGTTGAATTCGAGGCGCTGCTGACGCTGCTTCTTGACAACGTCAACATCCTCCAACTTGCCCACGCTTACAGCAACGCCTCGTAAATCTTCAACAGGTATATTCATGACACGAAATAGAGCTTTCATCTCAGAGCCAAGGATTCCCCAGTCATTTGTCGGCACGCCTAGCCTCGAAGATCTGCTGAAAAAATCACAAATCCCTAAACCGAGAAATTTAGGTGTAATTCTAGGAGCATCAGGCGCCCGTCTTGCAAGTTTAAGAGTCAAGACTGAGCCGCATACACCTAGTGCTATGAGCCTTTTGTGGAGTTCCCTCGCTAGTTGCATGAGAAAAAATTCAGCTTGATCAAAAGTATCGAACCGTATACCGAAGTTAACATCAACAGACACCGTCTTTCTCCCAAGTAAAGCTTCACTGCTGCTTAGATCAAGGAGTATGGAAGTATGATCAATACCACGACACAACTCAAAGACTTTCCGACCAAGCTTTTCACCTAATACATCAGTAAGACGCCTCTGTGTGAGAGACTTGACGTCTTTAATCATGAGCTCTTTTGGATTCACATCCAATCGAAGTTCATTGGCGAGTTTTTCACTTATGTGCCACCCAACATTAGGAAGGTCCATAAGTTTGCAACCTTCCAAGTGCTCTTCAATGTCCTTAtaaagatgaaaaaatcCATTTGGCTTCGCTTCTTTCGTGGCAAGCTTTGCTAGGAGTACATTTTTGGATGCTCCTACTGATACTGTGCACTTGGTAAGCTCATGAATATCCTTCCTTATTTCTTGGCAAAGGTTCTCAATGAATGAGGCATCCTTGCCTTTGCAATATGATGTTGCATCAACTAAAGCTTCATCTATCAGTATCGGAAAGATTGAGTCAAACACCTTTTTCGATAAAAGATAATTGtagaaggagttggagtGTTTCTCGTACGTGTTGAAATCGTAGTCGATAACCTTCAAATGAGGACAACGTTCTCTGGCCCGGCCAAGCCACAAACCATTTGAGACTCCCAGTTTTCTTGCAACATAGTTGCAACTGGCAACATCAGACGACTTCCCTCCGTGCGAAACAGCGATTGGGTCCCTAGCCATATCAAGTTCAGGATGTGACAAAGCTGAAGCCAGAGCGAAAAAGCAATCAAAGTCAATGTGAAGCACGATATTATCACTTGAAGGCTTAGAAATTGCAGCATCTTTTACTTCTGTTTTAATAAGACCTTCCTCCTGGGCacgttttgcaaccattcttAAAAATCTGGCTCGCAAATCTGCTTTCCAGGTACTCAAGTGATGAAGTCTggaatttgcaaaaaaatgcttcaagaagtctggATGCTTAGCATCCATAGCATACGTATGAGATCTATCCTGCGCCAACTTAAGCTCAACCATCTGACTCTGCGTACGAGCATGCGGTGAGTTCTTAGGGGATGAAGCATCCATGGGTTCAGAGGACTCATTGGCAGCCGTCTCTTCTATGCTTCCATCTTCGAAGCGATGTTCTCCTTCGAGAAGGCCGTCATCGTGCTTCATCTCATCATGTTCAAGTACTTCCACACTATCAATCAAACCATCCTTCATCTGCTCGTGCTCAACTTGCTCCTCAATTTGCAGATGAAAATGCTCTTCACCTTCCACTTCGGCAAGCTCTTCCGGGCGTAATGTCGTCTCATCTGCGACAGCAAACCCAAGTCGCTTTTGATCATAGTctacatcatcaatgagcCTATAATCTCTCCAGTTTAAGAgttttttctccttgacACAATCCGCAACCCACTGAGCTCTGACCACTCGGTAATTTCGAAACTGAATGCGCTTTCTCGGGGTGAGTTTATCACACACGATGTGAGTAGCAGCACCTTTGCTTGTGAGATAATTGAGAAACACGCCCCCATGGAGAATGACCAACTTGTGAATAACACCGAGCGACGGAACCGTATTACCGTTCACGAATATAACGCAGCCGGCGAAGATATCTTTGccctcaatctcttcacctGAAGCGGCGCGTCGCTGTTTTTCCCATTCAATGTAAGCAGCATCTGCCTTCTGTTGTTTGAGATGCTTGTTCTGGAAATACGTTCCGTAGTCACCAAACTCATGCAAAGGTCCCACATCAGCAAACATCGTTGTATCGCCATCGTCGAAggcatcatcatcgacCTCATCGCCTGCAGCAGCGTCATTAGTGGCTACCACACTATCCTCCGGAGAATCCCCAGCAAGAGTCTTCTTTATCCCGGCGAGCTGATTTCCAGGTATCTCTTCGTTACTCTCAGTCCTAGACGACGCAACCGCGTCTTCCTGGGTGGCAGGCGCCAGCCGCTCATCTTCTGCTTTGTCAGGCtgaaacttcaacaaaaagctatcaagatcatcatcaaagGGATCCGACTCCGTAGACCTCACCAGGTCCAACTTaaccaccttcttttctggCGCTGGAGTTGAAGTCTCATCAAACGACCAATTTCTCTGATCGCTCCCCTGGCTTAAGCCATGGATATGCTCTATCAACTGCGAGTTATCCAACAGCCGTAGAAACGACTCATACATCTCGACCATGCCAGTAAAGAGTTGGGGGTTTCTTTCGTTGTTTATTAGTGGAGTAGAAAAGTCATAGATCCTTGttggccttctttgtctAGTGTCTTAGAGTGTAATAGTTGCGACCGTTGAGGTGCACTGTATAAAGCTTAGAAAGGCATCACCGTGACAGCTACCCGTGCGCATTTTTCCACGGAGGCGAGGAACAGCCGAAAACAGCTCCTGATGAGTGACCACAGAATAGTGAGAAAAATGAAGGATTATAGGGAACGGCGTTCTTGCATCTTCCTTAAATTAACCCCCGTCCTTCTCTATTATCAATCTTATTGGCTGATACAATTTGGTTCGGTGACGTCTTGAAAGTGCTAGCTCGGATCATTTGTCGGTCCGAATTAGCCTGAGGTCCGTTTTCTTCAGTGAATCCGAATTCCCTAGCTGAAAAAAGCACGGCGGTGACGTTTCGCAGCAAAGTAAAGGCCGAATCGTCTAACACTTTTCGCATCTCTGTGGTCCTGCCAGCTCAGCCTTGCACAACGCGAATTTCATGACTGACAGACGGCGATAGATAGGAAAAATGAATCTTGTTATTGGTGGCGCATGTTGATCGCTACGCTTAAAAAACTTGGCGCCTTCTGTGCTAATTATAGGAAACGTAGGTGTTATATAAAAGGTGGACCATGTGCTGCAGCCTGTGGCTAGATTCCGATTCTGTTCCTTCCCACCTTTTTTCGCAACCCCCCGGCCCAGGCTTCTTGGAATCGCTATTCATCTAGGCTTACGTGCAGTCTGTCACGATACTCTCGAATACTTGTTTTCTCAGAGCAAGATTAACTTTCCTTCTTCCAGCTCTGCTTGATAATTAGATTCTTATAATGGTATGTATCGTACTATCAAGGTAGTAACTTCGAATGCTTTCGTTGATACTACGCGTGAGCTCTGCTGCGCTTAACTTTATTTAGGTGCTCCCACTAACTAGTCCAGGCCGAAAAGTTGTCCGAGGAACAGATCGCTGAGTTCAAAGAGGccttttctctttttgacaAAGACAGCGATGGAAAAATTACCACCAAGGAATTGGGAACTGTTATGAGATCATTGGGCCAGAACCCATCCGAGTCCGAGTTGACGGATATGATCAACGAGGTCGACATCAACAGCGACGGCTCTATCGACTTCCCTGAATTCTTGACCATGATGGCCAGAAAAATGAAGGATACAGATTCCGAAGCTGAGATTGCGGAAGCTTTCAAGGTGTTTGACAGAAATGGAGACGGCAAGATCTCCGCCGCTGAATTGAGACACGTCTTGACCTCGATCGGTGAGAAGTTGTCCGATGCTGACGTGGACCAAATGATCAAAGAGGCTGACACCAACAACGACGGTGAAATTGACATTCAGGAATTCACTCAGTTGTTGGCTGCCAAGTAGAGGCTCTGTGCCTTTCACTCTCCATTTTTCATTACTCTCTTTACTTTGATCTAATGCCTTTTGTATGTCAATCAATAAATCTATATCGCTAGCTTTATGGTATAAATCCTATTTCTTTAGGCTCATGAATCGTCCAAATGATTTGCTGCGCAGGATTGTGGAGGACCTTGGCAACGCTTGTCTGTTGGAGGCATCAAATGTCATATCCGCAAGCCCgtcctcctcttcgtcactGGGATCAACTTCAGAATTCTTCACCTGATGTCTAGTATTGCCACCAAAATCTAACCCATTGATGTTTCTGTGAACAAGGTACCGAAGCGAATTGTACCAGATATTGTGTCTTCGTCTATTTGAACACGTGAACTTGACAGACTTCGTTTGTGAGTGTACAATAATACTCTTGTGATATAATCCAACAGGTATTGGGTTACTGTCCTCAACGCTTTCAACCCCTAAGATGGCAATAGCTTTACTCTTGGTGGCATTGGGATTCTTCAACACTGGGTTTGATGTTGACCAGTACAATGTTAATGAGTACGGATGCACCCAGAAATACCGCTCGTGTCTTGTTGCA
This window encodes:
- the ALG1 gene encoding chitobiosyldiphosphodolichol beta-1,4 mannosyltransferase — its product is MYRGPHGRRKTVSIFVLGDLGHSPRMCYHALSFSKLDYNVNLCGYLESEPPMAVVEDINIDIRPIRPIKNNFHLPYLLFAAEKIILQLYQLARLLLDMRGSEFYFIQNPPSLPLLLVLVIFIKLFSRDSKLVIDWHNLNYTILNLKYKNTRHPLVRFLRLYEKYCGRFAWLNVTVTHALKRFLIEDFGYEPSSITTLHDRPASQFQPFEDSGLSREKILKSHHLFEVIDDIGQYKIVVSSTSFTPDEDFGILLDALKEYHESEASRKTPLFVLVTGKGPLKEQFTARVQDLEFSKRVIIKTVWLSAEDYPIILSIADLAISLHTSSSGLDLPMKIVDFFGVGVPVISLSFPAIGELVRNGVNGLLIENKDGVKESDELCRLLTEVLSNEGELERIRKGALEESKKRWDANWTRKLGPKFPENS
- the CMD1 gene encoding calmodulin → MAEKLSEEQIAEFKEAFSLFDKDSDGKITTKELGTVMRSLGQNPSESELTDMINEVDINSDGSIDFPEFLTMMARKMKDTDSEAEIAEAFKVFDRNGDGKISAAELRHVLTSIGEKLSDADVDQMIKEADTNNDGEIDIQEFTQLLAAK
- the MUQ1 gene encoding ethanolamine-phosphate cytidylyltransferase, producing the protein MFERPKGIENCRIWVDGCFDFAHHGHAGAMLQARQLGKELYVGVHSDEDILHNKGPVVMNLEERLTAVEACKWSTKAIPNAPYVTDPEFMAKYDCKYVVHGDDITTDANGEDCYKGVKELGLFVVVKRTPNISTTDLVGRMLLMSKSHHFKPIASLLTALEHPLFSNEDALKRFEMYASDVTGNAKGSAVFVQVDSEDGVRTIVEPSTAVKDKISKGYVYVDGAFDLFHPGHIEALRRVKESAGDSAVVVGIHDDKTINIHKGMNYPVMNLFERSLCVLQCRYVDAVVLGAPWRVTGEFLKKVPGEVMAVYHGPAEFEKGSYDGVSDLVKEIGPHKFDNINTAFIVNRVLDNKKAYEERQRRKGWKAEIEQKLRADEQKGTKVGY
- a CDS encoding deoxycytidyl transferase, which gives rise to MVEMYESFLRSLDNSQLIEHIHGLSQGSDQRNWSFDETSTPAPEKKVVKLDSVRSTESDPFDDDLDSFLLKFQPDKAEDERSAPATQEDAVASSRTESNEEIPGNQLAGIKKTLAGDSPEDSVVATNDAAAGDEVDDDAFDDGDTTMFADVGPLHEFGDYGTYFQNKHLKQQKADAAYIEWEKQRRAASGEEIEGKDIFAGCVIFVNGNTVPSLGVIHKLVILHGGVFLNYLTSKGAATHIVCDKLTPRKRIQFRNYRVVRAQWVADCVKEKKLLNWRDYRLIDDVDYDQKRLGFAVADETTLRPEELAEVEGEEHFHSQIEEQVEHEQMKDGLIDSVEVLEHDEMKHDDGLLEGEHRFEDGSIEETAANESSEPMDASSPKNSPHARTQSQMVELKLAQDRSHTYAMDAKHPDFLKHFFANSRLHHLSTWKADLRARFLRMVAKRAQEEGLIKTEVKDAAISKPSSDNIVLHIDFDCFFASASALSHPELDMARDPIAVSHGGKSSDVASCNYVARKSGVSNGLWLGRARERCPHLKVIDYDFNTYEKHSNSFYNYLLSKKVFDSIFPISIDEALVDATSYCKGKDASFIENLCQEIRKDIHELTKCTVSVGASKNVLLAKLATKEAKPNGFFHLYKDIEEHLEGCKLMDLPNVGWHISEKLANELRLDVNPKELMIKDVKSLTQRRLTDVLGEKLGRKVFELCRGIDHTSILLDLSSSEALLGRKTVSVDVNFGIRFDTFDQAEFFLMQLARELHKRLIALGVCGSVLTLKLARRAPDAPRITPKFLGLGICDFFSRSSRLGVPTNDWGILGSEMKALFRVMNIPVEDLRGVAVSVGKLEDVDVVKKQRQQRLEFNKPRDKKVAQPLQSSQLNPYADSVTGSDSIDWNVFNMLPEDIKRELKRKLLRRGIPVSNKEVSPTKKLSASESGGKVYLQQMFPTQANGPFKVTRVIESPKKKKKLGISPKKSVSPVKPPLSPTPFNETVSYDEDVLGEIPTLIREEFFKDLAWQRKNKKLNPVSMRDMIEKKKENMRAIGDSEINVDWLRAQRRAMIVESITGECFNLEETIAQVKDWVRSSMVHRGPHPDDVSVFTQYLISLAFQGNINLCAAILRHIEAEIQVQISILNMCKKEDKESDILRSGIEDWQNQFHKNLKGALLMFLSQKNIKLRY
- a CDS encoding U2-type spliceosomal complex subunit CWC24 codes for the protein MFKKRTVKTPKTASKRHNDALESDEAESSSLILSETSKKRKTIDFVTTKPTRNINYRKQEDIPTGLDREKRNEIKDDTESKTIRGPKAPPKNIKVISLTDFQPDICKDFQQTGFCGYGDTCKFLHIRDESKQKKPVEKEWQTVRKQADTNQKKTEENVPFKCPICKRDYRNPVKTPCDHIFCQQCFMSRFKQNITNCFICKQEMSGSVQPLSKREKEALLES